Proteins from one Chiloscyllium punctatum isolate Juve2018m chromosome 4, sChiPun1.3, whole genome shotgun sequence genomic window:
- the LOC140476258 gene encoding creatine kinase B-type has product MPFSNSHNLLKMKYSGKEEFPDLSQHNNHMAKVLTLEMYSKLRDKQTSSGFTLDDIIQTGIDNPGHPFIMTVGCVAGDEESYVVFKDLFDPVIRDRHGGYKPTDKHKTDLNHENLQGGDDLDSNYVLSSRVRTGRSICGFCLPPHCSRGERRAIEKLSEEALGSLDGEFTGKYYALKNMTDQEQQNLIDDHFLFDKPVSPLLLASGMARDWPDGRGIWHNDNKTFLVWVNEEDHLRVISMQKGGNMKEVFTRFCTGLTKIENVFKNNGRAFMWNEHLGYILTCPSNLGTGLRAGVHVKLPNLSKHEKFGEILKKLRLQKRGTGGVDTAAVGGIFDISNADRLGFSEVELVQMVVDGVKLLIEMEKRLEKRQAIDDLIPAQK; this is encoded by the exons ATGCCATTCAGCAATAGTCACAACCTTCTGAAGATGAAATATTCCGGGAAAGAAGAATTCCCGGATTTGAGCCAACATAACAACCACATGGCTAAAGTCCTGACTCTGGAGATGTATAGCAAGCTGAGAGATAAGCAAACCTCCAGCGGATTTACCCTTGACGATATCATTCAGACTGGGATTGACAACCCAG GTCACCCATTTATTATGACAGTAGGTTGTGTAGCTGGTGATGAAGAATCATATGTGGTTTTTAAGGACCTCTTTGATCCAGTCATTCGGGATCGTCACGGTGGCTACAAACCTACTGATAAGCATAAAACTGATCTTAACCATGAGAATCTCCAG GGTGGTGATGACCTAGATTCCAATTATGTGCTGAGCAGCCGAGTCCGCACAGGTCGCAGTATATGTGGCTTCTGCCTTCCCCCTCACTGCAGTAGAGGAGAGCGTCGTGCTATTGAGAAACTCTCAGAGGAAG CTTTGGGAAGTCTGGATGGTGAGTTTACTGGAAAATACTATGCCCTGAAGAACATGACTGACCAGGAGCAGCAGAATCTAATTGATGACCACTTCCTGTTTGACAAGCCTGTGTCTCCACTGCTGTTGGCTTCTGGGATGGCACGTGATTGGCCTGATGGCCGAGGCATCTG GCACAATGACAATAAGACTTTCTTAGTTTGGGTAAATGAAGAAGATCATCTTCGAGTCATTTCCATGCAGAAAGGTGGAAATATGAAAGAAGTCTTCACCCGTTTCTGTACAGGGCTAACAAAG ATCGAAAATGTCTTCAAAAACAATGGTCGTGCATTTATGTGGAATGAGCACCTTGGCTACATTCTGACATGCCCCTCTAACCTGGGAACAGGTCTCCGTGCTGGTGTCCACGTGAAGCTTCCTAATCTCAGCAAACACGAAAAATTTGGTGAAATTCTGAAAAAGCTGCGACTGCAGAAACGTGGTACAG GTGGTGTTGATACTGCTGCAGTTGGTGGTATTTTTGATATTTCCAATGCCGATCGTTTGGGTTTCTCTGAGGTCGAATTGGTTCAAATGGTAGTCGATGGTGTGAAGCTGCTAATTGAAATGGAGAAACGTCTTGAAAAGCGTCAGGCTATCGATGATCTTATCCCAGCTCAGAAGTAA